One stretch of Variovorax sp. TBS-050B DNA includes these proteins:
- a CDS encoding aminoacyl-tRNA deacylase, translating into MAKKNVHVSETPATQLLRAAKVEFTEHPYEYMEHGGAQRGAEMLGLDPFMVIKTLVMQDQDAKPLIVLMHGNRTVSTKNLARQIGAKSVEPCKPEVAQRHSGYMVGGTSPFGTRREMPVYIEASALALPRIVLNGGRRGYLIGIDPQVCVRLLGAKPVECALAE; encoded by the coding sequence ATGGCCAAGAAGAACGTCCACGTCTCCGAAACCCCCGCGACCCAGCTGCTGCGCGCGGCGAAGGTCGAATTCACCGAGCATCCCTACGAGTACATGGAGCACGGCGGCGCCCAGCGCGGCGCCGAGATGCTCGGGCTCGATCCGTTCATGGTCATCAAGACGCTGGTGATGCAGGACCAGGACGCGAAGCCGCTGATCGTGCTGATGCACGGCAACCGCACGGTGTCGACCAAGAACCTCGCGCGGCAGATCGGCGCCAAGTCGGTCGAGCCCTGCAAGCCCGAGGTGGCGCAGCGCCACAGCGGCTACATGGTGGGCGGCACCTCGCCGTTCGGCACCCGGCGCGAGATGCCGGTCTACATCGAAGCCAGCGCCCTCGCGCTGCCGCGCATCGTGCTCAACGGCGGCCGGCGCGGCTACCTGATCGGCATCGATCCGCAGGTCTGCGTGCGGCTGCTCGGCGCGAAGCCGGTGGAATGCGCGCTGGCAGAATAG
- the plsY gene encoding glycerol-3-phosphate 1-O-acyltransferase PlsY — protein sequence MSLDLPSLVAIVVSYLIGSLSFAVIVSKALGMADPRSYGSKNPGATNVLRSGNKGAALATLLLDALKGWLPVFLIRHFGAQWGLGEGVAALAGLAAFLGHLYPVFFGFQGGKGVATAAGVLVGVSPWLGLATGATWLIIAVFFRYSSLASLVAAFFAPAYYLLGGNIAWPLDRTALIAIVVMSLLLVWRHRENIRRLAAGTESKLGAKKKA from the coding sequence TTGAGCCTTGACCTGCCTTCCCTCGTCGCGATCGTCGTCTCGTACCTGATCGGGTCGCTCTCCTTCGCCGTCATCGTGAGCAAGGCGCTCGGCATGGCCGATCCGCGCAGCTACGGCAGCAAGAACCCGGGCGCCACCAACGTGCTGCGCTCGGGCAACAAGGGCGCGGCGCTCGCGACGCTGCTGCTCGACGCGCTCAAGGGCTGGCTGCCGGTGTTCCTGATCCGGCATTTCGGCGCGCAGTGGGGGCTGGGCGAAGGCGTGGCCGCGCTCGCGGGCCTGGCGGCTTTCCTCGGCCACCTCTATCCGGTGTTCTTCGGCTTCCAGGGCGGCAAGGGCGTGGCCACCGCGGCGGGCGTGCTCGTGGGCGTCTCGCCCTGGCTCGGGCTCGCCACCGGCGCGACATGGCTGATCATCGCGGTGTTCTTCCGCTACTCGTCGCTCGCTTCGCTGGTGGCGGCCTTCTTCGCGCCGGCCTACTACCTGCTCGGCGGCAACATCGCCTGGCCGCTCGACCGCACGGCGCTGATCGCGATCGTCGTCATGAGCCTGCTGCTCGTGTGGCGGCATCGAGAGAACATCCGCCGCTTGGCGGCCGGCACCGAGTCGAAGCTCGGCGCCAAGAAAAAAGCTTGA
- a CDS encoding RidA family protein gives MASITRHHVGPRLSETAVHNGTVYLAGQVPDDTTQDIRGQTAQVLAMVDRLLAEVGSDKSRILMTQIFLADIGDIAAMNEVWDAWIPAGNTPPRATVQAKMANAAYKIEIVVTAAQA, from the coding sequence ATGGCCTCCATCACCCGCCACCACGTCGGCCCGCGCCTCTCGGAAACGGCCGTGCACAACGGCACCGTCTACCTTGCGGGCCAGGTGCCCGACGACACCACGCAGGACATCCGCGGCCAGACCGCCCAGGTGCTGGCGATGGTCGACCGCCTGCTGGCCGAGGTCGGCAGCGACAAGTCGCGCATCCTGATGACGCAGATCTTTCTGGCCGACATCGGCGACATCGCGGCGATGAACGAGGTCTGGGACGCCTGGATTCCCGCCGGCAACACCCCGCCGCGCGCGACGGTGCAGGCCAAGATGGCCAACGCCGCCTACAAGATCGAGATCGTCGTCACGGCTGCGCAGGCCTGA
- a CDS encoding retropepsin-like aspartic protease, translating to MKSLVVAAQLLLATAGAYAADSVMLTGTIGSRAILIVNGAPPKTVAVGETFQGVKLVSLQAEQAVVESGGKRVTLRMDTPVSIGAGAGTGAGGNRIVLPADSRGHFMTQGAINGRPVTFMLDTGATTVALSAADAQRIGLDYSKGQRVQMNTANGVALGYRLRLQSVRVGDVEVYDIDAIVSQQPMPFVLLGNSFINRFSMRRDADQMVLEKRF from the coding sequence ATGAAAAGCCTGGTTGTCGCCGCGCAGTTGCTGCTCGCCACGGCGGGCGCCTACGCGGCCGATTCGGTCATGCTGACCGGCACCATCGGCAGCCGCGCGATCCTGATCGTCAACGGCGCACCGCCCAAGACGGTGGCGGTCGGCGAGACTTTCCAGGGCGTGAAGCTCGTGTCGCTGCAGGCCGAGCAGGCCGTCGTCGAATCGGGCGGCAAGCGCGTCACGCTGCGCATGGACACGCCCGTGAGCATCGGCGCCGGTGCCGGCACCGGCGCGGGCGGCAACCGCATCGTGCTGCCGGCCGACAGCCGCGGGCATTTCATGACGCAAGGGGCGATCAACGGGCGGCCCGTCACCTTCATGCTCGACACCGGCGCGACCACCGTGGCGCTTTCGGCGGCCGACGCGCAGCGCATCGGGCTCGACTACAGCAAAGGGCAGCGGGTGCAGATGAACACCGCCAACGGCGTGGCCCTGGGCTATCGGCTGCGGCTGCAGTCGGTGCGGGTGGGCGACGTCGAGGTCTACGACATCGACGCCATCGTCTCGCAGCAGCCCATGCCCTTCGTGCTGCTGGGCAACAGCTTCATCAACCGCTTCTCGATGCGCCGAGACGCGGACCAGATGGTCCTGGAAAAGCGATTCTGA
- a CDS encoding YajQ family cyclic di-GMP-binding protein, with protein MPSFDTVCEPNLPEVKNAVENTAKEIATRFDFKGTAAAVELKDKEITMIGDAEFQLVQVEDILRNKLTKRSVDVRFLDKGDVQKMGGDKVKQVIKIKSGIESEQAKKITRIVKDSKLKVQAAIQGDAVRITGAKRDDLQAAMALIKKDVPDMPLTFNNFRD; from the coding sequence ATGCCGTCCTTCGATACCGTCTGCGAACCCAACCTGCCCGAAGTGAAGAACGCGGTCGAGAACACCGCCAAGGAAATCGCGACGCGCTTCGACTTCAAGGGCACCGCCGCCGCGGTCGAGCTCAAGGACAAGGAAATCACCATGATCGGCGATGCCGAGTTCCAGCTCGTGCAGGTCGAGGACATCCTTCGCAACAAGCTCACCAAGCGCAGCGTCGACGTGCGCTTCCTCGACAAGGGCGACGTGCAGAAGATGGGCGGCGACAAGGTCAAGCAGGTGATCAAGATCAAGAGCGGCATCGAGAGCGAGCAGGCCAAGAAGATCACCCGCATCGTCAAGGACAGCAAGCTCAAGGTGCAGGCCGCGATCCAGGGCGACGCGGTGCGCATCACCGGCGCCAAGCGCGACGACCTGCAGGCGGCGATGGCGCTCATCAAGAAGGATGTGCCCGACATGCCCTTGACTTTCAACAACTTCCGCGATTGA
- the murB gene encoding UDP-N-acetylmuramate dehydrogenase, whose translation MIVENNVPLQPYNSFGIAARALHLARIASEADVAALRADPRWRDAPRFVLGGGSNIVITGDVKPLVLKVEIKGLRLVEETPRAWIVEAGAGEIWHDAVKWMLDHGYPGLENLALIPGTVGGAPVQNIGAYGVELQDRFDSLDAIDLDTGRTFTLDAAQCAFGYRDSVFKHVPAGPNDFGLSGRALITRVRFRLPKPWKPVVGYLDLERKMEETGNFTPSASDVFDWICAIRRAKLPDWRVLGNAGSFFKNPTVTPEQCADIIARDPKIVHYPMDDGSIKLAAGWLIDACGWKGKSVGNAGVYEKQALVLVNRGGLENPVTGGEVMTLAKAIQTSVYERFGIRLEPEPVVV comes from the coding sequence ATGATCGTGGAGAACAACGTCCCGCTGCAGCCGTACAACAGCTTCGGCATCGCCGCGCGCGCGCTGCACCTGGCGCGCATCGCGAGCGAGGCCGACGTGGCCGCGCTGCGGGCCGACCCCCGCTGGCGCGATGCGCCGCGCTTCGTGCTCGGCGGGGGCAGCAACATCGTGATCACGGGCGACGTCAAGCCGCTGGTGCTCAAGGTCGAGATCAAGGGCCTGCGGCTGGTCGAGGAGACCCCGCGCGCCTGGATCGTCGAGGCCGGCGCGGGCGAGATCTGGCACGACGCGGTGAAGTGGATGCTCGACCACGGCTATCCCGGCCTCGAGAACCTCGCGCTGATCCCGGGCACCGTGGGCGGCGCGCCGGTGCAGAACATCGGCGCCTACGGCGTGGAGCTGCAGGACCGCTTCGATTCGCTCGACGCGATCGACCTCGACACCGGCCGCACGTTCACGCTCGATGCGGCGCAGTGCGCCTTCGGCTACCGCGATTCGGTGTTCAAGCACGTGCCGGCCGGGCCGAACGATTTCGGGCTCTCGGGCCGCGCGCTGATCACGCGCGTGCGCTTCCGGCTGCCCAAGCCGTGGAAGCCGGTGGTGGGCTACCTCGATCTCGAACGCAAGATGGAGGAAACGGGCAACTTCACGCCCAGCGCCAGCGACGTGTTCGACTGGATTTGCGCCATCCGCCGCGCCAAGCTGCCCGACTGGCGCGTGCTCGGCAACGCCGGCAGCTTCTTCAAGAACCCGACGGTCACGCCGGAGCAGTGCGCGGACATCATCGCGCGCGATCCGAAGATCGTGCACTACCCGATGGACGACGGCAGCATCAAGCTCGCGGCCGGCTGGCTCATCGACGCCTGCGGCTGGAAGGGCAAGTCGGTCGGCAATGCCGGCGTCTACGAGAAGCAGGCGCTGGTGCTGGTGAACCGCGGCGGCCTCGAGAACCCGGTCACCGGCGGCGAGGTGATGACGCTCGCGAAGGCGATCCAGACCAGCGTCTACGAGCGCTTCGGCATCCGGCTCGAGCCGGAGCCGGTGGTGGTCTGA